Proteins encoded together in one Oenanthe melanoleuca isolate GR-GAL-2019-014 chromosome 7, OMel1.0, whole genome shotgun sequence window:
- the LOC130255289 gene encoding interferon lambda-3-like, giving the protein MSDRVLLVAAELNLTTAMLELPAAPSFAEVRRRPLEFFAQAREDVRGCVDPAHQPSGRLRHWLHKLQAAMRTESPESTACLRDTTILYVMQVLNNLRCAALQDKC; this is encoded by the exons ATGTCCGACcgagtgctgctggtggccgCCGAGCTGAACCTCACCACGGCCATGCTGGAGCTTCCCGCTGCCCCCAGCTTTGCCGAGGTGCGCCGGCGGCCCCTGGAGTTCTTCGCCCAGGCCCGGGAGGACGTGCGGGGCTGT GTGGATCCTGCTCACCAGCCCTCGGGCAGGCTGCGGCACTGGCTGCACAAGCTGCAGGCGGCCATGCGAACC GAGAGCCCCGAGAGCACGGCGTGCCTGAGAGACACCACCATCCTGTACGTCATGCAGGTGCTGAACAACCTGCGCTGCGCCGCCCTGCAAGACAAGTGCTGA
- the LOC130255288 gene encoding putative methyltransferase DDB_G0268948, with translation MATQMFEGKGHAAVYQKYRFAPGKELKQTILSYLREKKAIPAELAVDVGCGSGQGTEFLGEHFKKVVGTDISEAQIQEANENPGMPNISYLACPAEELPFQDGSVDVLTSFTAAHWFDIEKFMKEAERVLKPGGCVAISTYTLDMSVRYGDCSEKVTKVFREGWDQLLKYSHGKVKYVLDDYKTIFEALPFPDKKRVTDIYDPIPMTVEGVVGYMESTSSYQTFKRSDPKTATSLLQETEKRMLETMGVSSRETPVEFLVRHVCVLGCKGR, from the exons ATGGCCACTCAGATGTTCGAGGGCAAAGGGCATGCGGCCGTCTACCAGAAATACAGGTTTGCACCGGGAAAAGAGCTCAAGCAGACCATCCTCTCCTACCTGCGGGAAAAG AAGGCAATCCCTGCGGAGCTGGCGGTGGATGTGGGCTGTGGGTCTGGACAAGGCACCGAGTTCCTTGGGGAGCACTTCAAGAAGGTGGTGGGCACGGACATCAGCGAAGCGCAGATCCAGGAGGCCAATGAGAACCCCGGCATGCCCAACATCTCCTACCT CGCGTGCCCCGCGGAGGAGCTGCCGTTCCAGGACGGCTCCGTGGATGTGCTGACGTCGTTCACGGCCGCGCACTGGTTCGACATCGAGAAGTTCATGAAGGAGGCCGAGCGCGTGCTGAAGCCGGGCGGCTGCGTGGCCATCAGCACCTACACCTTGGACATGAGCGTGCGCTACGGAGACTGCTCCGAAAAAGTCACCAAAGTCTTCAGGGAG GGCTGGGACcagcttttaaaatactcaCATGGTAAAGTAAAATATGTCTTGGACGACTACAAAACTATCTTTGAGGCCTTGCCATTCCCAGACAAGAAGAG AGTCACTGATATCTACGACCCAATTCCCATGACTGTTGAGGGTGTGGTTGGTTACATGGAGTCTACCTCTTCATATCAAACCTTTAAGAGGAGTGACCCTAAAACTGCAACATCCCTTCTCCAAGAGACTGAAAAGAG GATGCTGGAGACAATGGGAGTTTCCTCTCGTGAGACCCCAGTGGAGTTCTTGGTGAGGCACGTCTGCGTGCTGGGCTGCAAGGGTCGCTGA